From a region of the Gossypium raimondii isolate GPD5lz chromosome 10, ASM2569854v1, whole genome shotgun sequence genome:
- the LOC105776559 gene encoding pentatricopeptide repeat-containing protein At1g63330 isoform X1, with the protein MGKLNSSLFLRSIVNGGKNLYNFHSSISYSFKTLATHIDALSKNSMSVRGKRKKYDSFDNVDDAFTLFNKMIEKHPKPSIVEFTQLLGAIVRMKRYATVVFMCSQMELLGVPHNVYSLSILINCFCQLGHIDFGFSVLGKMLKLGVEPSVVTLSTLINGLCRQNKISQAVQLFDEMVEKGYQLNLIVYSTILNGLCKTGSGNTDRAVRFLRMMEERGFEPNIVAFNTVIDCLCKKGSLNEALDLFSHVTVKGIRPNTITYNCLIHAMCNSGQQREATRFLNEMVDNNISLNIVTYNILINAHCKDGMIVDAVNIVGTMRKRGIEPDVITYNILVDAHCREGMVSEAENIVDTMRKQGIEPNVVTYNTLIKDHCLRDRMDEAREVLQLMIEKGCAPDIRSYNIMINGYCKAERFDEAMELFHEISRKGPVPDTVTYNTLMQGMCKLGRVLTAYELFRKMIASRQFPDIVTFHILLDGLCKRGKLEEALKLFQAMWNSELELSIVCYNILIDGLCKAGHIEVGKELFHKLSVNGLKPDVYTYAIMVNGFCNEGLADEAYQLFRSMGDNDCLPNSCCYNVMIQGFLRNSYTLKATQLLTEMVSKGFSADLCTATLFLDLILRSDKSILI; encoded by the coding sequence ATGGGTAAGCTTaattcttctttatttcttcGCTCTATTGTTAATGGTGGAAAgaatctttataattttcacTCTTctatttcttattcttttaaaacCCTTGCTACCCACATCGATGCTTTGAGTAAGAACTCCATGTCTGTGAGGGGAAAGCGAAAAAAGTATGATAGCTTTGATAATGTTGATGATGCTttcactttatttaataagatgATTGAGAAGCACCCAAAGCCTTCCATTGTGGAATTCACTCAATTATTAGGAGCCATTGTTAGAATGAAACGTTATGCCACTGTTGTTTTTATGTGTAGCCAGATGGAATTATTAGGAGTTCCCCATAATGTTTATTCTTTGAGCATCTTGATTAATTGCTTTTGTCAATTAGGTCatattgattttgggttttctgTTTTGGGGAAAATGCTGAAGTTAGGGGTTGAGCCTAGTGTTGTAACTTTGTCCACTTTGATTAATGGGCTTTGTAGGCAAAATAAGATTTCTCAGGCTGTGCAATTGTTtgatgaaatggttgaaaaaggttatcaacttaatttaattgtttacaGTACAATACTTAATGGGTTGTGTAAAACCGGGTCCGGGAATACTGATCGAGCTGTTAGGTTTCTAAGAATGATGGAAGAAAGAGGTTTTGAACCCAATATTGTAGCATTTAACACTGTCATTGACTGTCTTTGTAAGAAGGGATCACTAAATGAGGCTCTTGATCTTTTCTCTCATGTGACGGTTAAGGGCATTAGACCAAATACCATTACCTACAATTGCTTAATTCATGCTATGTGTAATTCGGGCCAGCAGAGGGAGGCAACAAGGTTTTTGAATGAAATGGTGGATAACAATATTTCACTTAATATTGTCACGTATAATATATTGATCAATGCACATTGCAAGGATGGGATGATTGTTGATGCTGTAAATATTGTTGGCACAATGAGAAAGCGAGGCATTGAGCCTGATGTTATCACGTATAATATATTGGTTGATGCGCATTGCAGAGAAGGGATGGTTTCTGAAGCTGAAAATATTGTTGACACAATGAGAAAGCAAGGCATTGAGCCAAATGTTGTTACCtataatacattaataaaaGACCATTGCTTGCGAGATAGAATGGACGAAGCTAGAGAAGTATTACAGTTGATGATTGAGAAGGGTTGTGCACCTGATATACGTAGTTACAACATCATGATCAACGGATATTGCAAAGCTGAAAGGTTTGATGAAGCAATGGAACTCTTTCATGAAATATCTCGAAAAGGACCAGTCCCAGATACTGTCACATACAACACTCTTATGCAAGGTATGTGTAAATTAGGGAGAGTTTTAACTGCATATGAACTTTTCAGAAAGATGATTGCTTCTAGACAATTTCCAGATATAGTGACCTTTCATATTTTGCTGGATGGTTTATGCAAAAGAGGTAAACTCGAAGAGGCATTGAAACTTTTTCAAGCAATGTGGAACAGCGAGTTGGAACTCAGTATTGTCTGTTATAATATACTAATTGATGGCTTGTGCAAAGCTGGGCATATTGAAGTTGGAAAGGAATTGTTTCATAAACTCTCGGTGAATGGTTTAAAGCCCGATGTTTACACATATGCTATAATGGTTAATGGATTTTGCAATGAGGGATTGGCAGATGAAGCATACCAGTTATTTAGGAGCATGGGAGATAATGATTGTTTGCCTAATAGCTGTTGTTATAATGTAATGATCCAAGGATTTCTTCGAAACAGCTATACCTTAAAGGCAACACAACTTCTTACGGAAATGGTCAGTAAGGGCTTTTCTGCAGATTTATGCACTGCTACCTTGTTTTTGGATCTGATCTTACGATCTGATAAATCAATATTGATCTGA
- the LOC105776559 gene encoding pentatricopeptide repeat-containing protein At1g63330 isoform X2 — MGKLNSSLFLRSIVNGGKNLYNFHSSISYSFKTLATHIDALSKNSMSVRGKRKKYDSFDNVDDAFTLFNKMIEKHPKPSIVEFTQLLGAIVRMKRYATVVFMCSQMELLGVPHNVYSLSILINCFCQLGHIDFGFSVLGKMLKLGVEPSVVTLSTLINGLCRQNKISQAVQLFDEMVEKGYQLNLIVYSTILNGLCKTGSGNTDRAVRFLRMMEERGFEPNIVAFNTVIDCLCKKGSLNEALDLFSHVTVKGIRPNTITYNCLIHAMCNSGQQREATRFLNEMVDNNISLNIVTYNILINAHCKDGMIVDAVNIVGTMRKRGIEPDVITYNILVDAHCREGMVSEAENIVDTMRKQGIEPNVVTYNTLIKDHCLRDRMDEAREVLQLMIEKGCAPDIRSYNIMINGYCKAERFDEAMELFHEISRKGPVPDTVTYNTLMQGMCKLGRVLTAYELFRKMIASRQFPDIVTFHILLDGLCKRGKLEEALKLFQAMWNSELELSIVCYNILIDGLCKAGHIEVGKELFHKLSVNGLKPDVYTYAIMVNGFCNEGLADEAYQLFRSMGDNDCLPNSCCYNVMIQGFLRNSYTLKATQLLTEMIV, encoded by the exons ATGGGTAAGCTTaattcttctttatttcttcGCTCTATTGTTAATGGTGGAAAgaatctttataattttcacTCTTctatttcttattcttttaaaacCCTTGCTACCCACATCGATGCTTTGAGTAAGAACTCCATGTCTGTGAGGGGAAAGCGAAAAAAGTATGATAGCTTTGATAATGTTGATGATGCTttcactttatttaataagatgATTGAGAAGCACCCAAAGCCTTCCATTGTGGAATTCACTCAATTATTAGGAGCCATTGTTAGAATGAAACGTTATGCCACTGTTGTTTTTATGTGTAGCCAGATGGAATTATTAGGAGTTCCCCATAATGTTTATTCTTTGAGCATCTTGATTAATTGCTTTTGTCAATTAGGTCatattgattttgggttttctgTTTTGGGGAAAATGCTGAAGTTAGGGGTTGAGCCTAGTGTTGTAACTTTGTCCACTTTGATTAATGGGCTTTGTAGGCAAAATAAGATTTCTCAGGCTGTGCAATTGTTtgatgaaatggttgaaaaaggttatcaacttaatttaattgtttacaGTACAATACTTAATGGGTTGTGTAAAACCGGGTCCGGGAATACTGATCGAGCTGTTAGGTTTCTAAGAATGATGGAAGAAAGAGGTTTTGAACCCAATATTGTAGCATTTAACACTGTCATTGACTGTCTTTGTAAGAAGGGATCACTAAATGAGGCTCTTGATCTTTTCTCTCATGTGACGGTTAAGGGCATTAGACCAAATACCATTACCTACAATTGCTTAATTCATGCTATGTGTAATTCGGGCCAGCAGAGGGAGGCAACAAGGTTTTTGAATGAAATGGTGGATAACAATATTTCACTTAATATTGTCACGTATAATATATTGATCAATGCACATTGCAAGGATGGGATGATTGTTGATGCTGTAAATATTGTTGGCACAATGAGAAAGCGAGGCATTGAGCCTGATGTTATCACGTATAATATATTGGTTGATGCGCATTGCAGAGAAGGGATGGTTTCTGAAGCTGAAAATATTGTTGACACAATGAGAAAGCAAGGCATTGAGCCAAATGTTGTTACCtataatacattaataaaaGACCATTGCTTGCGAGATAGAATGGACGAAGCTAGAGAAGTATTACAGTTGATGATTGAGAAGGGTTGTGCACCTGATATACGTAGTTACAACATCATGATCAACGGATATTGCAAAGCTGAAAGGTTTGATGAAGCAATGGAACTCTTTCATGAAATATCTCGAAAAGGACCAGTCCCAGATACTGTCACATACAACACTCTTATGCAAGGTATGTGTAAATTAGGGAGAGTTTTAACTGCATATGAACTTTTCAGAAAGATGATTGCTTCTAGACAATTTCCAGATATAGTGACCTTTCATATTTTGCTGGATGGTTTATGCAAAAGAGGTAAACTCGAAGAGGCATTGAAACTTTTTCAAGCAATGTGGAACAGCGAGTTGGAACTCAGTATTGTCTGTTATAATATACTAATTGATGGCTTGTGCAAAGCTGGGCATATTGAAGTTGGAAAGGAATTGTTTCATAAACTCTCGGTGAATGGTTTAAAGCCCGATGTTTACACATATGCTATAATGGTTAATGGATTTTGCAATGAGGGATTGGCAGATGAAGCATACCAGTTATTTAGGAGCATGGGAGATAATGATTGTTTGCCTAATAGCTGTTGTTATAATGTAATGATCCAAGGATTTCTTCGAAACAGCTATACCTTAAAGGCAACACAACTTCTTACGGAAATG ATAGTGTAA
- the LOC105776560 gene encoding glycerol-3-phosphate acyltransferase RAM2 → MVTSNPFPTVEKCPSVGREKHTVVADMDGTLLIGRSSFPYFALVAFEVSGVLRLLFLLLASPLAGLLYYFVSESAGIQVLIFATFVGMKVSDIESVARAVLPKFYSSDLHPESWRVFTSCGKRCVLTANPRIMVEAFLKDLLGVDMVLGTEIGTYKGRATGFVCKPGVLVGKNKADALKKAFGETEPDVGLGDRHTDIPFMAMCKEGYLVPPNPETKAVAIEKLPKPVIFHDGRLVQKPTPLMVLLIILWTPIGFPLACLRIAAGSLLPMSIVYYAFWALGVRVTVKGTPPPPVKKSTGQSGVLFICSHRTLLDPIFLCTALGRPISAVTYSISRLSEIISPIKLVKLSRDRATDAAMIKKLLQEGDLAICPEGTTCREPFLLRFSSLFAELTDQLVPVAMVNRMSMFHGTTARGWKGMDPFYFFMNPTPAYEVTFLNKLPPELTCSSGKSSHEVANYIQRVIAATLSYECTNFTRKDKYRALAGNDGTVVEKPKLPANKVMGC, encoded by the exons ATGGTTACCTCTAACCCTTTCCCTACCGTTGAAAAATGTCCATCTGTAGGCCGAGAAAAGCACACTGTGGTGGCTGACATGGACGGCACCTTGCTCATAGGCCGTAGCTCTTTCCCTTATTTCGCTTTGGTTGCCTTCGAAGTTAGTGGAGTCTTGAGGCTCCTTTTCTTGCTCTTAGCTTCACCGCTTGCCGGACTTCTTTACTACTTTGTGTCCGAGTCCGCCGGCATCCAAGTTCTTATATTCGCAACGTTTGTTGGGATGAAAGTGAGCGACATAGAGTCAGTGGCACGAGCAGTGCTGCCCAAGTTCTACTCCAGTGATCTGCACCCCGAGTCGTGGAGAGTTTTTACCTCGTGCGGGAAACGTTGCGTCCTTACTGCGAATCCTAGGATTATGGTGGAAGCATTCTTGAAAGATCTGTTAGGGGTTGATATGGTTTTAGGCACTGAGATAGGAACTTACAAAGGTAGAGCTACAGGATTTGTTTGTAAGCCAGGGGTACTCGTTGGGAAGAACAAGGCGGATGCTCTTAAAAAGGCTTTCGGCGAGACGGAGCCAGATGTTGGACTTGGAGATAGGCACACTGATATTCCCTTCATGGCAATGTGCAAA GAAGGTTACCTTGTGCCACCAAATCCAGAAACAAAGGCAGTTGCAATCGAGAAGCTCCCAAAACCTGTAATTTTTCATGATGGACGGCTTGTTCAAAAGCCAACACCTCTGATGGTTCTTCTGATAATTCTGTGGACCCCAATTGGTTTCCCCCTGGCCTGCTTGCGCATTGCAGCAGGGTCGCTCCTCCCAATGTCGATAGTCTACTATGCTTTCTGGGCACTTGGAGTTCGAGTCACTGTCAAGGGAACCCCGCCTCCACCAGTCAAAAAATCAACCGGTCAATCTGGTGTCCTCTTCATTTGCTCACATAGAACCTTACTTGACCCAATCTTTCTTTGTACTGCTCTTGGACGCCCTATCTCTGCAGTCACCTACTCCATTTCTCGCCTCTCCGAGATCATCTCACCCATCAAACTTGTTAAACTAAGCAGAGACCGAGCCACGGATGCCGCCATGATTAAGAAGCTGCTTCAAGAGGGTGACCTAGCTATCTGCCCCGAAGGAACCACCTGCCGTGAACCATTCCTTCTTAGGTTTTCATCTCTGTTTGCTGAATTAACTGACCAGCTTGTGCCGGTTGCCATGGTGAACCGTATGAGCATGTTTCATGGCACCACAGCCAGAGGATGGAAAGGGATGGACCCCTTCTACTTCTTCATGAACCCTACCCCAGCATATGAAGTAACCTTCTTAAACAAGTTGCCACCGGAGCTAACGTGCAGCTCAGGAAAGTCCAGCCATGAGGTTGCCAATTACATCCAAAGGGTGATTGCTGCAACTCTTTCATACGAGTGCACAAATTTTACCAGGAAAGATAAGTACCGGGCCCTGGCTGGAAACGATGGCACTGTGGTTGAGAAACCTAAGCTTCCAGCCAATAAAGTGATGGGATGTTAA